The genomic segment CTCGACCTGCGCGGCGGCGCCCATCTTCTGGCCGAGGTTCAGGTCGAGGATGTCTACGAATCCCGCATCGAGTCGATGTGGCCGGAAATCCGCGACGTGCTCCGCGAAGAGCGCGACCGCGTCGGCCCGATCCGTCTGCAACCTATTGAAAACACGGAGCTTCGTGTTCGCCTCGTCGAGAATGCCGACGAGGTGGATTATGCGGCCTCGGTCGTGCGCGGTCTGGCCCGGCCGGTCACCAGCCTGACCGGCGTCAACGCCAGCGACATCGAAGTCAGCACCGATGGCGACGAGATCGTCGTGCGCCTGAGCGAGGCCGAACGGCGCGCGACAGATGAGCGCACTGTCCGCCAGGCGCTCGAAATCGTCCGCCGCCGGATCGACGAGGTCGGCACCCGCGAACCCACCATCCAGCGGCAGGGCTCCGACCGTATCCTGATCCAGGTCCCCGGCATCGGCAGCGCTGCTGAGCTCAAGGACATCATCGGCACCACCGCCCAGCTGACCTTCCAGCCCGTCGTCGGCCGCACGTCCAACGCCGACGAAAGCCCGGGCGCCGGCAACGAGGTTCTTCCCTCGCTCGACCAGGAGGGCGTCTATTACGTCCTTGAAAGCGCGCCTGTCGTGACGGGTGAAGAGTTGGTCGATGCGCAGCCCGATTTCGACCAGAATGGCCGACCGGCCGTTTCGTTCCGCTTCAACCCCTCCGGCGCGCGCAAGTTCGGTGACTATACGGCGGCCAATATCGGCAACCCCTTCGCGATCGTGCTCGACGAGAAGGTGATCAGCGCCCCGGTTATCCAGGCCCACATCGCCGGCGGCTCAGGCATCATCACGGGCGATTTCTCGGTCGAGGAGAGTACCAATCTTGCCGTTCTCCTGAGGGCAGGGGCCCTTCCCGCAGGGCTCGACTTCCTCGAGGAGCGCACCATCGGGCCCGAGCTTGGGGCCGACAGTATCGAGGCCGGCAAGATCGCCTGTATTGCCGCCTTCGCCTTCGTGCTGATCTTCATGTTCCTGAGCTATGGCACTTTCGGGATATTCGCCAACATCGCCCTGATCATCAACGTCGGCCTGATCTTCGGCCTGCTCAGCATGATCGGCGCCACGCTGACCCTGCCGGGCATCGCCGGCATCGTGCTGACCATCGGCATGGCGGTCGACGCCAACGTGCTGGTGTTCGAGCGAATCCGAGAGGAAATGCGAACCTCGAAAGGTCCTGCACGCGCCATCCAGCTCGGTTACGAGCGTGCGCTCAGCGCCATCACCGACGCCAACATCACCACCTTCATCACCGCGCTGATCCTTTTTGCCATGGGCAGCGGTCCGGTCAGGGGCTTTGCGATCACCCTCGGCCTTGGCATTGTCACGTCGGTCTTCACGGCGATCTACGTGACGCGCCTGCTGGTCGTCATGTGGTTCGAGCGCAAACGGCCCAAGACCGTGCTGCAGGGCCGAGCGCTGCGGCTTGTGCCGAAAGAGACCAAGTGGGATTTCTTCCGCCGCTGGAAGCTGTCCCTCGGCATCTCTGCCGTTCTGATCGTGGTGGCGCTGGGGTCGTTCGCGGCCCAGGGTCTGAATTTCGGCATCGACTTCCGTGGCGGTACGACCATCCGGACGGAAAGCGCCCAGCCGATCGATATCGGGGAATACCGCGAGTCAATCCAGCAGTTGGAACTGGGTGATATCACGATCACCGAGGTGTTCGACCCGACCTTCGGCGCCGATCAGAACGTTGCCATGATCCGCATTCAGGCGCAGGACGACCAGGAAAGCGTATCGGCCGACACCATCCAGGCGGTCGAGGATGCCCTGCAGGAGGCGGTGCCGGATATCGAGTTCACCTCGGTTGAGAGCGTCGGGCCCAAGGTCTCCGGCGAGCTCATCCAGACGGCGGTGGTCGCTGTTTTGCTGGCGATCGGGGCGGTGCTGGTCTACATCTGGCTCAGGTTCGAATGGCAGTTTGCATTGGGTGCCGTTGCGGCACTGGTCCATGACGTGGTGCTGACCATCGGGATATTCTCGGAACTGCAAATCCAGTTCGACCTTGCGATCATCGCGGCACTTCTGACGATCGTCGGTTACTCGCTCAACGACACCGTGGTCGTCTTCGACCGGGTGCGCGAGAACCTGCGGAAGTACAAGAAGAAGCCGTTGAGCGAGGTGCTCAACATCTCGATCAACGAAACCCTCAGCCGGACGATGATGACCTCTGTCACCACGCTTCTGGCCCTTCTGGCGCTCTTCGTGCTGGGCGGCGACGTGATCCGCGGGTTCGTCTTCGCGATGATCTGGGGCGTGATCGTGGGGACCTATTCGTCGGTCTTCGTGGCCAGCACGATCCTTCTGTGGTTGGGTGTCAAGCGCGACTGGTCGAAGCCCGACAAGGGCGCGGGGACGCAGTTCGCCGACGTGGATGCCTGAAGCCCTGACCCAGGCCCTGGCGGCGCCGGGGCTGATCTGGCTGCTGTTCACCATCGGCCTTGCCGGTATCGTCAGGGGGTTCTCCGGTTTCGGCACGGCGTTGATCTTCGTGCCGGTCGCCAACATCTTCCTCGAGCCCAAGACCGTGGTCACGGTGATCGCGCTGACCGGCGTCGCCAGCAACGCCGTGGTGCTGCCACGGGCATGGGGACAGGCTAGCCGGGGCGAGGTGGGCCTGCTGGTCCTGGCGGCGCTGTTGACCGTTCCGGCGGGGCTGTGGCTTCTGGATGTGCTCGACAAGACCACCGTGCGGTGGGTCGTGACCTTCATCGCCGGCGGCATGCTGGCGGCGCTCGTTGCGGGCTGGCGGTTTTCAGGCGTGGTGTCGCGGCCGATGCTGCTGGTGATCGGGGCGGCGGCCGGCGTCATCGGGGGCATGACGGGGCTGACCGGGCCGGTGGTGATTCTCTTCTACCTCGCGGGGCAGGCGGTGGCCCAGTCGGTCAGGGCCAACACGATCCTGTTCCTCGCCGCGCTCGACGTGGTGATCCTGACGAACCTGTTCCTGCAGGGCGCCGTGACGCTGGAAATCGTGTACCTGGCCGTCGTTCTGTCGTTGCCCTATGCCATGACGACCATGCTGGGCCAGTCGCTGTTTGACCCCAGGCACGAGCGCCTTTACCGCTGGGCCGCCTATGGCGTGATCGCGCTGGCGGTTGTCAGCGGTCTGCCGGTTTGGAACAATGGAGGGTGACATGCAACTGAACGAGATGAGTTTCGACGGCGCCACCCCGATCGACGGCTACGGACCCGGGTTCTTCCGGATCGGCGGGCAGGCCATCGAAGGCGGCGTGCTGGTCACGGCACGGGGCGCCAGAAGCTGGGGCGGGTACGAGGATATGCGGCCGCTTCTGGATATCAAGGAAGAGGTGGACGTGCTCTTCGTGGGCACGGGCGCCGATACGGCCCACATCCCTTCGGGTCTGCGTCAGCCGCTCGAGGCGGCGGGCCTGGGCGTCGAGGTGATGAACTCGCCCGCCGCCTGCCGTACCTACAATGTCCTGCTGTCGGAAGGCCGGCGCGTGGCTGTGGCGCTGTTGCCCGTGTAAGGCGGCAGGTCCTGCGTCATTTGTCGCGGCCGGCGCAAGGCGCATGCGCCTTTCCCACCACGATCCTATGCGCTATGGGGTGGCCATGAGCCTCGAGGTGACAGATCTCTCCATTGCGCGCGGGGGCGTGCGGGTGCTGGAGGGCGTGAGTTTCACGCTTGCCCCCGGCCAGGCACTGGTGTTGCGTGGGCCGAACGGGATTGGCAAAACGACGCTCCTGCGCACCGTGGCAGGCTTGCAACCGCCCGTCGGTGGTACGGTAAGGGCCGAGCCCGAAAGCCTTGTCTACGCGGGACATGCCGACGGGATCAAGGCTACGCTGAGCGTATCCGAAAACCTGAGCTTCTGGGCGCAGGTCTTTGGAAAGTCGGATATTTCCCCGGCACTTGAGGCCTTCGACCTGACCCCGCTGGCGGATCGTGCGGCGGGGATGTTGTCGGCTGGCCAGAAACGCCGTTTGGGCCTCGCCCGCCTGCTGGTGACCGGCAGGCCGGTCTGGGTTCTCGATGAGCCCACCGTCTCGCTCGATCGGGAAGCTGTGGCAATGTTCGCTGAGGTCGTTGGCACCCATCTTGCGGGGGGCGGATCGGCGCTTTTGGCGACGCATATCGACCTTGGCATCGACGGGGCCGAGGTGCTCGACGTGGCCCCGTTCCGGGCCCGTGCCACAGAGGTCGACGATTTCGACGAGGCCTTTCTGTGATCGCACTTCTGACCCGCGACATGCGCCTTGCCATCCGGGCCGGCGGGGGCTTTGGCCTCGGGCTGGCGTTCTTCCTGATCGTGGTCACGCTGGTGCCCTTCGGCGTCGGCCCGCAAAGCGACCTTTTGGCGACAATCGCCCCGGGTATCCTCTGGCTGGGCGCGCTGCTGGCCTGCCTGCTGTCGCTCGACCGTATCTTCGCGCTCGACTGGGAAGACGGCAGCCTCGATCTGCTGGCCACCGCCCCTCTGCCGATGGAAGCCGCCGTAAGCGTCAAGGCGCTGGCGCACTGGCTGACCACGGGGCTTCCGCTGGTGCTGGCGACGCCGGTCTTCGGGTTGCTTTTAAGCCTGCCTTCAACGGGTTACGCGCCGCTCTTGCTGTCGCTCCTGCTTGGAACGCCGGCCCTGTCGGTGATCGGCACGTTCGGCGCGGCGCTGACCGTGGGGCTGAAGCGGGGCGGGTTGCTCTTGTCTCTGCTCGTGCTGCCGCTTTATGTGCCGACGCTGATCTTTGGCGCCGAAATGGCGCGGCGGGGCGTCGACGGGCTCGATTATTACACGCCGCTGCTGATGCTGGCGGGGATCACCTGCGGCACGATCGCGCTTTTGCCTTTCGCGTCGGCTGCGGTATTGAAGGTCAATCTGAGGTAGCCAGCGGGAATCGGTGATGAATCTCAACAGGCTCTGGGAATATGCGAACCCGAAGAAGTTCATCGAGACCACCGACAGGGTGCTGCCGGCGGTGTCGATCCTGGCCGTGCTGTGCCTCGTGGTGGGGCTGATCTGGGGCTTTTTCTTCACGCCCGACGATTACCGTCAGGGCTCGACGGTCAAGATTATCTATATCCACGTGCCAAGCGCGCTCATGGCCATAAACGCATGGCTGATGATGCTGGTCACGTCGCTGGTCTGGATCGTGCGGCGGCACCATGTGAGCGCGCTTGCGGCGCGGGCCGCGGCACCGGTCGGCCTCGTCATGACGGTGATCGCGCTGCTGACGGGGGCGATCTGGGGGCAGCCGATGTGGGGGACATGGTGGGCGTGGGATCCGAGGCTGACCTCGTTCCTCATCCTGTTCCTGTTCTACCTGGGCTATATCGCGTTGTGGGAGGCGATCGAGAACGATGACACGGCGGCCGATCTGACCTCGATCCTGTGCCTGGTGGGCTCTGTATTCGCCCTGCTCAGCCGTTACGCGGTGAACTTCTGGAACCAGGGCCTTCACCAGGGCGCGTCACTGAGCCTCGACAAGGAAGAGAACGTCGCCGACGTGTTCTATTACCCGCTGCTGGTGGCGATCGCGGGGTTCGTGCTGCTGTTCATTGCGCTCGTGCTGTTGCGGACCAGGACGGAAATTCGCGCCCGCCGGATGCGGGCCCTTTTGGCACGGGAGCGGATGGGATGATGCCGGATCTTGGAAAATATGCCGAAACCGTCCTGTCGGCCTATGCGGTGTCTATCGTGCTTCTGGTGGTGCTGGTCGCTTTGAGCCTGCGCCGCAGCCGCAAGGTGAAAGACCAGCTGGAAGCTGTTGAAAAGAAGGTCAGAAAACATGGCTAAAGTGTCGCCCCTGATGATCGCGCCGCCGGTGATCTTCGCCGCGCTGGCCGCGCTCTTCTATTTCGGAATGCAGCGCGAGAACCCCGATGATCTGCCCTCGACCTTTATCGGGCGCGAGGCGCCGCCGGTGCCCGAGGCCGATCTCGAGGGGCGCGAGGATTTCGACGACGCCACCCTGCGGGCCGGCGAGGTGACGGTGGTCAACTTCTGGGCCAGCTGGTGCCCGCCATGCCGGGCCGAGCATCCGACGCTGCACAAGCTGGCCGAAGAGGGCATTCAGCTTTACGGCGTCAATTTCAAGGACGAAGCCGCGCAGGCCAACAAGTACCTCGACAATGAGGGCAACCCGTTCCTCGGGATTGCCTTCGATCCCAAGGGGCGCACGGCGATCGACTGGGGCGTCACGGCGCCGCCCGAAACCTTTATCATCGGGCCCGATGGCAAGGTGCTCTACAAGTTCATCGGACCGCTGGTGGGCAGCGATTACGAGCAGCGTTTCCGGCCGGAACTCGAGAAGGCCCTGGAGGCGCCGCGGTGAACGTAGCCGTTCCCAGACTCGAGGCGAAACATCTCCTGCGGCGCTATGGCGGGCGCGTCGTGGTCAACGATGTTTCGCTGCATGTGAACCCGGGGCAGGTGACCTGTCTTCTGGGGCCGTCGGGCTGCGGGAAGTCGACCACGCTGCGGATGATCGCCGGGGTCGAGATGCAGGACTCGGGCGAGATCTATGTCGACGGGTCGCTGATCTGCGACACGGTGTTCCGCGTGCCGCCGGAGCGGCGGAATATTGGCCTTATGTTTCAAGACTTTGCGCTGTTCCCGCACCTGAAGGTGGGGGAGAACGTGGCGTTCGGTCTGTCGGGGGACAAGGCCGTGATGGCGCGGCGGGTCAGCGAGTTGCTGGAGCGGGTCGGGTTGGCGGATTACGGGAATGCCTATCCGCACGAGTTGTCGGGGGGCGAGCAGCAGCGGGTGGCGCTGGCGCGGGCCCTAGCGCCGCGGCCGTCGATCATGCTGATGGACGAGCCGTTTTCGGGTCTCGACAACCGGCTGCGCGATGGCATTCGCGACGAGACGCTGGAGATCCTGCGGGAGCAGGATACGGCCGTGCTGCTGGTCACGCATGAGCCGGAAGAGGCGATGCGGATGGCCGACAACATCGCGCTGATGCGCGATGGGCGGATCGTGCAGGAGGGCGCGCCCTACAATATCTACAACGCCCCGGCCGACCGGGATGCGGTGGCTTTCTTCAGTGATATCAACGTGATCCGGGGCAAAGTTGAAGGGTCCCTGGTGCAGACGCCATTTGGACAGTTCCTGGCGCCTGGGGTGCATGAGGGTAACGAGGTCGAGATCGTCATTCGCCCGCAGCACGTGAAGATCGACTTCGACCGGAGCGGGCGCGGGCCCGATCCGACGATCGAATATGGCACCCCGGCGCGAGGTGTCGTGAAGCGGGCGCGGTTCATGGGGTCGGAGAGCCTGGTGGAGTTCAGGATGGACCATGACGGATCGATTTTCCGGGTGACGGTGCCGAATGTCTTCCTGCCGGCGGAGGGCAAGGTGATGTGGTTGATGATCCGGCGGAACAAGTGTTTCCTGTTCCCGATCAAGCGGACCAACGCGGCCTGAGGGACACGCGTTAAGGGACGGTTTTGCCCGGAATCCAACGTCGGTATCGCGTCGGTATAACGTCGGTATTTTGTCGGTGTTTTTTCCCGAAAGCCTTGTGCGCAAGGGTGTTAACGCACCGGGCGTTGCGTGACAGGACAAGGTGAGATGGCGCGGCGGTGAAAGGCCACGGGGAGGTGGGTTTCACCCACCCTACGGTTCGGAGGTGTCGTCCTCCGGGACGAGGAGGGTGATCTCGCCCGACGCCTCGAGCGTGCGGATGGTGTTGATGACGGCGGTCATCGCCGCCTCGCCATCCTTGGCGCTGACGGTGCCCTGTTCGTCGATCTCGTCCCGCAGCGCGTCTCCCATGCGTTTCGACAGGCTGTCGAGCAGGAAGGTGGCGGCGCCGATGAGATCGTCGTCGCCCGAGGCGAGCGCGGCGGCGAGTGCCGGGGCCAGATCCTGACGGGGCATGTCGCGGGTGATGGTGGGCACGTCGCGCGGGTTGATCCGGTCGGGGATGTTGGCAAAGGTGAAGATTGCCTTGCGCACGAGGCGGGCGAAGTCGAGATCGGTTTCCTCGAGCCCGGTGAGCACGTCGTCGCGGGTGGCGGCCTGGGAGTAGTTGAGGATGGCGCCGACCCGTTCCACCGGACCGCTGTCGAAGGCGGTGGGGGGCACCTGGTGCAGCTGGGCGGCGAGCGAGAGGCCGATCCGGTCGACGGCATCGGGCGTGGCGGCCTCGGTCTGTGACACCGCGTAGGTGATGCGGCGGGCGGTGGCCCCGGGCAGTCGGCCCAGAAGCTCGGCCGCGCGGGTGACGTCGAGCTTGGACAGAAGGATCGCCGCCACCTCGGTGCTTTCGGATTGCAGGATGTTCAGGAGGTGCTGGGCGTCGGCGTTGCAGACCTGTTGCCACGGGTCGCCGAACTGGCGCACGCCGGCCTCTTTCCTGAGGCGGGCGGCGGTCTGGGCGCTGATCCGGCCGTCGAGGGCGGAGAGGGCACCGGCGACGCCGCGCGGGAAGGTCAGACCCATCGCCTCGAGCTCTTCCGAGAATTCGGAGACGACGGCGGTGAGGGTCGTGCGATCGACATAGCGCATTGAGCCCATCTGGGTGGTGAGCTCGGCCTGCAGCCCCTCTGGCAGGTCGGTGAGCGGCACGTCTGCCCCTTCATTGAGCAGGAAGCGCACGATGATGGCGGCTTTCTGCCGACGAGTGAGACGGGCCGCGGCAGAACCGGAAGAACCGGGGCCGGCCGGCAGGGCGAGGCGCGCAAGGTCGGTGGAGGACATACCGATTCCCGAACTGGTGACGAGGGGGACACTAGGGCGGGAAGGTGAAGAAAGCTCTAAACGAAAACGGGCGGCAAAGGCGCCGCCCGTTCCATGCAGATTGGAGCCGCGATCAGCTGGTCGTGGGCACGCAGGACTTCGATTCAGAGTCGTAGGTGCTGCCTTCGGCACAGTTCATCGCCTGTTGTTCATGGTAGGTGCAGCTGGCATAGGCCGAAACGGCCGATGCGACGGTGAGTGCGGCTGCGGTCAGAATGGTCTTCACTTTCATGGTGTACCTCTCCTGTTTGGATGACTGTTTTATAACATAGTTCGTCTTGCCGTTGGGTCACATTTTGGCGCGACCTCAATAATTGTAGGTGGTGCCGGTCAATATGGCCTGCCTCAGCGAGGTTTCCGGCCACGTGCCGGCCCCCCCATGCGCTGAAATTTCGAGCAGTTGGCGCCTGGCCGCCACGAGGTCGCCGGTTTCGACGAAGGCCTGCCCCATGTAGGAGCGCGCGGCGATGTTGCCGGGGTTCTTTTCGAGCGCGGCTTCGTAGAAGCTCATACCCTTGTCCATGTCGCCCAACTTGCGGTGGGTGAAGCCCCAGTAGGTGAGCACGCGGTCGTCGGACTGGTCGGACATGGCGGCAAGCGCCGCTTGCGCGTTCTCGAGCTGGCCGGCATAGGCGAATTCGCGCACCGCACCGAAAAGCGTGTCGTCATCGAGCGCACCGCTTTTCGGGGTTACGCAACGCTGGGTGCGGCTGTCCCAGACCTGGCCATTGGTGCAATCCTGCGTGGTCTGGGTGGGTTTCGGCGGGTCGTCGTCGAAGCGGTCCTTGGCGATGGCAAGGCCCGGAACCGTGAGAGCGGCGATGAGAACGGCGCGAAGCATGGTGACCCCCTGTGATCGGTTTTGCCCCCAGATACGCAGCTGCCTGTGAAACAGTTGCAAAATACCCGGGCCGATCACGGGGTTGTGAGGTCAGCCTTGTGAGGTCAGCTTTCGCCGAAGACGCGGCGGAAGATCGTGTCGACATGCTTGGTGTGGTAGTCCATGTCGAACTTTTCCTCGATCTGCTCCTTGCTCAGGGCGGCGCAGACCTCTTCGTCGGCGAGGAGCTCTTCCTTGAAATCGGTCCGGTGTTCCCAGACCTTGAGCGCGTTGCGCTGGACCATGGCGTAGGCGTCTTCGCGGCTGACGCCCGCTTGCGTCAGGGCCAGCAGGACGCGTTGGGACATGACGAGCCCGGGGAACTTGTTCATGTTCTCGAGCATGTTTTCCGGGAAGATGATCATCTTGTCGACCACGCCCGTGAGGCGGGCGAGGGCGAAGTCGAGGGTGACGGTGGCGTCGGGGCCGATCATCCGCTCGACCGAGGAGTGGGAAATGTCGCGCTCGTGCCAGAGGGCCACGTTTTCCATCGCCGGGATGACCGACATGCGCACGAGGCGGGCGAGACCGGTGAGGTTTTCGGTCAGGACGGGGTTCTTCTTGTGCGGCATGGCCGAGGAGCCCTTCTGGCCCATCGAGAAGAACTCGGCGCCTTCCAGCACCTCGGTGCGCTGCATGTGGCGGATCTCGATCGCGACGTTCTCGATCGAGGAGGCGACGACGCCGAGGGTGGCGAAGAAGGCGGCGTGGCGGTCGCGGGGGATGACCTGCGTGCTGATGGGCTCGGGTTTGAGGCCGAGCTTTTGGCAGACATGCTCCTCTACGCGAGGGTCGATATTGGCGAAGGTGCCGACGGCGCCGGAGATGGCGCCGGTGGCGACCTCGTCGCGGGCGGTGCGTAGGCGGGTGAGGTTGCGCTCCATCTCGGCGTAGAAGCGGGCGAAGGTGAGGCCCATGGTGGTCGGCTCGGCATGGATGCCGTGGGAGCGGCCGACGCGGAGGGTCATCTTGTGCTCGAAGGCGCGGCGCTTGAGGGCGGCGAGGAGGCCCTCCATGTCGGCGATCAGGATGTCGGCGGCGCGGGTGAGCTGGATGTTGAAGCAGGTGTCGAGGACGTCCGAGGAGGTCATGCCCTGGTGGACGAAGCGGGCCTCGTCGGAGCCCACGTGTTCGGCCAGGTGGGTGAGGAAGGCGATGACATCGTGCTTGGTGACCGCCTCGATCTCGTCGATGCGGGCGACGTCGAACTCGACGTTGTTGGCTTTCCAGACGGCCTCTGCATTTTTCCGCGGGATGACGCCCAGATCGGCCATCGCGTCGCAGGCGTGGGCCTCGATCTCGTACCAGATACGGAACTTGGTGGCGGGTTCCCAGATTTGGACCATGTCGGGGCGGGAGTAGCGGGGAATCATGCTGAGCGGTTTTCCGGTTTGAATGGGCTGTCGCGGGGGGTTTAGACTTATGCGCGCTGAGCGGCAAGGCAGGAGCAGGAAAGTGACACTTGGCCTGATGAATTTCGAGGGCAGCTGGCAGGTCGGGCGGCGGATCGAGAATGCCGAGGGGCCCGATGCGCGGTTCGAGGGCGTGGCGCGGTTCGAGCCGGATGGCGCGGGGCTGGTCTATGCCGAGGAGGGGGAGCTGCAGCTGGAGGGGCAGCCGCCCATCCGGGGGGAACGGCGCTACCTGTGGCGGCAGGACGCGGACGGGGCGATCGCGGTGTTCTTCGATGACGGGCGGGATTTTCACCGGTTCGATCCGGGGGCGGAGGCGCCGGGGGACCGGCACCATTGTGCGCCGGATGTCTATGACGTGACCTATGATTTCAGCGGTTGGCCGGAATGGGAGAGCCGCTGGCGGGTGACCGGGCCGCGGAAGGATTACGTGATGGTTTCGCGGTATCGGCGGTGAGCGGGCGGAGGGGGCTTTGCCTTTTAAGTGAGCACGGTCACGGTTTTGAGAATGTCGACTGTGTGTGACAGAGTTGTCAGTGAATCCCGACGGTGCGATGCCGGGCATCGACGGGCCGTGGTGCGGCCCGGCGATGCGCGGCGGGCTGAAGCCCTTGATTCCGCGCAGGCGGGCTTGGCGGGTGATGGAGCCGAATTTCCAGACGTCGGGGCACTTGTGCCATCATATCGACAAAGTGTTTCGCCACGGTGGACGCCAGCCGGATGGATTGAGAGCTCCCTAAGGCGGTTCAGAGAAGTGCCAACTTGGAGCGGTGCAGCGACCCTGTGCCGCTTCCTTTCATTTTGCGGATGCGGGCGGGTGCCAGGCTGGCTAATCATGGGCGCATGACCGAGATCCTGCAGAGCGACATTCCCCATGACGTGACCGCGCCGAAGCCCCTGCCGGGGATCGCGCCGCTGGAGATGGCCGAGTGGCTGCAGGTCGACGAGGCCTTTGCGGCGCAAATGGCCGAGCGCGAGAGGCTGCTGGCCGAGCGGCGGGGCGATGTGCTGGCGGTGACGGAGGCCGGGCAGGGGGCGGCGGCGGAGCTTCTGGAGGTGGTTCTCGATTGGCTGGCCGGGAATGCGCCGGCCTATGACGTGTCGGCGACGCAGGTTCTGCGGCCCGACGGGGTGACCGTGACGGTCGACCGGGACGATCCGATGGGCACGCTGGGGCAGCTGGTGCAGGAGGATCTGTGCATCCTGGAAAAGCAGGGGGAGGAGCATGTGCTGACCGCGGCCGTGCTGTGTTTCCCAGCAAGCTGGCGCCTGGCCGACAAGATCGGGCGGCCGCTGACGACGATCCACGTGCCGGTGCCGTCTTATGACGAGGGGATCGCGCGGCGGGTGCAGCGGCTTTTCGACGGGGTGAGGGAAGGGCGGCCGCTTTGGCGATTCAACGTGCTGAGCTATGCGGCGGCCGATCTTTACCAGCCGGTGCCGCGGCAGCATCAATCGGCCCTGGGCGGCGGGCCCGAGTTGCCGTTTCTTCGGTCGGAACGGCAAAGCATCCTGCGCCTTCCGAAGACGCAGGCCTGTGTTTTCTCAATTCATACCTACGTGGTTCGGAAGCCCGCTCAGACGGCCTGAGCGGCCATCGGGAAGACGTCGCGCAGCATGGTGTAGGCGAACATCGCCGCACCGAGGGC from the Roseovarius indicus genome contains:
- a CDS encoding flagellar motor switch protein FliG, which gives rise to MSSTDLARLALPAGPGSSGSAAARLTRRQKAAIIVRFLLNEGADVPLTDLPEGLQAELTTQMGSMRYVDRTTLTAVVSEFSEELEAMGLTFPRGVAGALSALDGRISAQTAARLRKEAGVRQFGDPWQQVCNADAQHLLNILQSESTEVAAILLSKLDVTRAAELLGRLPGATARRITYAVSQTEAATPDAVDRIGLSLAAQLHQVPPTAFDSGPVERVGAILNYSQAATRDDVLTGLEETDLDFARLVRKAIFTFANIPDRINPRDVPTITRDMPRQDLAPALAAALASGDDDLIGAATFLLDSLSKRMGDALRDEIDEQGTVSAKDGEAAMTAVINTIRTLEASGEITLLVPEDDTSEP
- a CDS encoding chitin-binding domain-containing protein, whose protein sequence is MKVKTILTAAALTVASAVSAYASCTYHEQQAMNCAEGSTYDSESKSCVPTTS
- a CDS encoding tetratricopeptide repeat protein — encoded protein: MLRAVLIAALTVPGLAIAKDRFDDDPPKPTQTTQDCTNGQVWDSRTQRCVTPKSGALDDDTLFGAVREFAYAGQLENAQAALAAMSDQSDDRVLTYWGFTHRKLGDMDKGMSFYEAALEKNPGNIAARSYMGQAFVETGDLVAARRQLLEISAHGGAGTWPETSLRQAILTGTTYNY
- the purB gene encoding adenylosuccinate lyase, translated to MIPRYSRPDMVQIWEPATKFRIWYEIEAHACDAMADLGVIPRKNAEAVWKANNVEFDVARIDEIEAVTKHDVIAFLTHLAEHVGSDEARFVHQGMTSSDVLDTCFNIQLTRAADILIADMEGLLAALKRRAFEHKMTLRVGRSHGIHAEPTTMGLTFARFYAEMERNLTRLRTARDEVATGAISGAVGTFANIDPRVEEHVCQKLGLKPEPISTQVIPRDRHAAFFATLGVVASSIENVAIEIRHMQRTEVLEGAEFFSMGQKGSSAMPHKKNPVLTENLTGLARLVRMSVIPAMENVALWHERDISHSSVERMIGPDATVTLDFALARLTGVVDKMIIFPENMLENMNKFPGLVMSQRVLLALTQAGVSREDAYAMVQRNALKVWEHRTDFKEELLADEEVCAALSKEQIEEKFDMDYHTKHVDTIFRRVFGES
- a CDS encoding DUF6314 family protein, yielding MTLGLMNFEGSWQVGRRIENAEGPDARFEGVARFEPDGAGLVYAEEGELQLEGQPPIRGERRYLWRQDADGAIAVFFDDGRDFHRFDPGAEAPGDRHHCAPDVYDVTYDFSGWPEWESRWRVTGPRKDYVMVSRYRR
- a CDS encoding heme-dependent oxidative N-demethylase family protein — translated: MTEILQSDIPHDVTAPKPLPGIAPLEMAEWLQVDEAFAAQMAERERLLAERRGDVLAVTEAGQGAAAELLEVVLDWLAGNAPAYDVSATQVLRPDGVTVTVDRDDPMGTLGQLVQEDLCILEKQGEEHVLTAAVLCFPASWRLADKIGRPLTTIHVPVPSYDEGIARRVQRLFDGVREGRPLWRFNVLSYAAADLYQPVPRQHQSALGGGPELPFLRSERQSILRLPKTQACVFSIHTYVVRKPAQTA